The following coding sequences are from one Vicugna pacos chromosome 11, VicPac4, whole genome shotgun sequence window:
- the ANKRD1 gene encoding ankyrin repeat domain-containing protein 1: MMVLKVEELVTGKKNGSGETGEFLPEDFRDGQYEAAVTLEKQEDLKTLPAHFVSLGEQQWKIEKEREAELKKKKLEQRSKLENLEDLEIIIQLKKRKKYRKAKVPVVKEPEPEIITEPVDVPRFLKAALENKLPVVEKFLSDKNNPDVCDEYKRTALHRACLEGHLAIVEKLLEAGAQIEFRDMLESTAIHWASRGGNLDVLKLLLNKGAKINARDKLLSTALHVAVRTGHYECAEHLIACEADLNAKDREGDTPLHDAVRLNRYKLIRLLIMYGADLNVKNCAGKTPMDLVLHWQNGTKAIFDSLKENSYKASRIATF; this comes from the exons ATGATGGTCCTGAAAGTAGAAGAGCTG GTAACAGGGAAGAAGAATGGCAGTGGGGAGACTGGGGAGTTCCTTCCTGAGGATTTCAGAGATGGACAGTATGAAGCGGCTGTTACTTTAGAGAAACAAGAGGACCTGAAAACACTTCCAGCCCACTTTGTGAGCCTGGGGGAGCAACAGTGGAAAATTGAGAAAGAGCGAGAGGCAGAG CTCAAGAAGAAAAAACTAGAACAAAGATCAAAGCTTGAAAATTTAGAagacctggaaatcatcattcaactgaagaagaggaaaaaatacaGGAAAGCGAAAGTTCCTGTCGTGAAGGAACCAGAACCGGAAATCATC aCAGAACCTGTGGATGTACCTAGGTTTCTGAAGGCTGCCCTGGAGAATAAACTGCCAGTAGTAGAAAAATTCTTGTCAGACAAGAACAATCCAGATGTCTGTGATGAG TATAAACGGACAGCTCTTCATAGAGCATGCTTAGAAGGACATTTGGCAATCGTGGAGAAGCTACTGGAAGCTGGAGCCCAGATTGAATTCCGTGACATG CTTGAATCCACAGCCATCCACTGGGCAAGCCGTGGGGGAAACCTGGATGTCTTAAAACTGTTGCTGAACAAAGGAGCAAAAATCAATGCCCGGGATAAG CTGCTCAGCACAGCACTGCACGTGGCAGTGAGGACCGGCCACTATGAGTGCGCGGAGCATCTCATCGCGTGTGAGGCGGACCTCAACGCCAAAGACCGG GAAGGAGATACCCCCCTGCACGACGCCGTGAGACTGAATCGGTACAAGCTGATCCGACTCCTGATCATGTATGGTGCCGACCTCAATGTCAAGAACTGT GCTGGAAAGACCCCGATGGACCTGGTGCTACACTGGCAGAATGGAACCAAAGCAATATTTGACAGCCTCAAAGAGAACTCCTACAAAGCCTCTCGCATAGCGACCTTCTGA